Part of the Terriglobia bacterium genome, ACTTCCAACCTGCACGGCGATGTTTCCCACGGCTCCGACCACCATGTAGACGTTCCCTTGCACATGCAGCACATGGATGTCGGACGCCTGCTGCGCATAGACACAAGTCGAAAGCGCCGTCACGGCAAAGATGATGCGGAGCATGGATTTCATTTCTGTTCCGCCTTCATCTTCTGTTGATACTCCGGATACATCGTTTCAGCGCCGCCGCGTGCGGCAGCCGGCGGGAGATTGTATTTCTTCGGAAATTCGCCGAGGAATGAATTCGCGCCGAACAAATGGTGCGGCACAGCGCCCTTTGGCCGGTCGACTTCGTCTACCTCTTCGCACGGATACGGCCCGATCTGTTGCCGCGGATCCAGCACCCAGTTCGTGGTGCGGACGAACGGCTCCGTCAAATAGGCGGGATCGGTGACGATGCTGACGAGCGTGAGGTAATCGCCATGACGGATCCAGTGTTCCGTCAGGGTCCCGCGGTCGCTGCGCGGAATGCCGTTACGCCGGATCCATCCCGTTTTGAGATGCGTGGTAGTGACCGTAAGGATGTCGCCTTCCCACTTTCCGGTCGAGAAGCCCTGCCATGTGTGTGCGGCATAGTCCGGAGGATGTTCGCGGCCGTCCATCCAGATGGTGCGTTCCGGCGCCTGCCAGGAAATGTGCGTGTGATAGGCGATGAGCTGCTGCGACTCGGTGTCCACTTCCTTCCAGATGCGAATGTTGGCCGGCCCGCGCGGTCCGTAATCTGCGGGATGCGGCTTGCATTGGTGCTCGGGCAGCGTCAGCAGCGAAGCGTCCCAGCTGTCGCCCCGGAGCCGGGCCGCGTCGTTGATCGGAAGGCCGAGATAGTCTCCGATCTCCGGGCCCGCGAGCCGCTCCGGCTGGTCTTCGTGAAAGCGTGGCGCCCATTCTCCCGAAGGATCGACTTGCGCAAACGCCGGTATGCTGGCCAGCGCCATGATCGCAATGACGGCAAGACGGAATCGCATGATGCACACTCCTGAAGATGTCCCGAATATTAGCCCAGAGGGAAGGAACACAAGAAGCACAAACGGCACAAGAATGAAGAGCATCGCTTGTGCTTTTTGTGCTTCTTGTGATTCCTTCCCTTTACTTCTGCGATGCCGCCTTCTTCATGACGACATTGATGTCATCCGGATTGATCAGATCCGATGCTGTCCAGCCGTTTAAATCGTATTCCGCCATGCATTGTTCGGCGAAACCCTTGTACTTCGCGCTCTGCCCAAGCAGGTCGCTGACCATCAGCGTTTCGAAGCGAATGCTCTCATGACTGCCGAAATAGTTGCGTTCATATAGTTCGTGGCGTCCACCGAATTCCGTGCCGATGGCGTCCCACATCAGCTTCATCAGCTTGACCCGCTCTTCCGCGGAGTAGCCATTGGAACCGCGCACGAACTGGTCGAGATACTTGTGGATTTCCGGCACCTTGAAATCGTTGGCATGCGACGGCAGGTAAATCAGGGAACTCGCCATGACATTCTGAATGATTTCCTTCAAGCGCGGATAAATCACGCTCGCCGCCACCCGGTAAGCCAGGCCGTAATCGAGATTCGGCAGCACATAGCCGGGAGTCCAGGGTGTTGTCGTTCGCGCCATGGCGTCGGTCAAACCCCAGAAGAGGTTGCGCCATGCCAGGACTTCGCCGACCTGAGCCTGCACCCCCCGGAAGTCTTTTGAGCCGGTGGCTTCGACTCCTTTGAGCAGCAGGCCGGCGATAAAGTCGAGTTTCACCGCCAACCGGACGCATCCATGGAACATGAAGCGCGGCAGGAATCCGGATCGTGGGAAGAAGTTATTCACCTTGTCGATATCGCCGTATGCAAACACGTTTTCCCAGGGCACGAATACTTTATCGAAGACGATGATGGAATCGTTTTCGTCCAGGCGGCTGGAGAGCGGGTAATCGAACGGACTGCCGACGGCCGCCGCAGCCATTTCATACGATGGACGACAGAACAGCTTCAGGCCGGGAGAGTCGGTCGGAACGATACACACGAATGCGAACTCTTTCGTCTTGATCGGCAGCGCGCCATTGTTTGCGATGAAGTTGTAGTGAGTGAGCGTCGACGTCGTGGCAACAACCTTGGCGCCGCTGACGACCAGGCCTGCGTCGGTTTCCTTGTCGACGTGCATGTAGACGTCGCGCACCTCGTCGAGTTGCTTGTTGCGGTCGACCGGAGGATTGACGATGGCGTGATTCACGAAGGTCACTTCCTCCTGGACCTTCTTGTACCAGCGGCGGGCGTTTTCGGTGAAGGGATCGTAGAACTCCGCATTGGCGCCCAGCGTCGCCAGGAATGCGGCTTTGTAATCCGGGCTTCGGCCCATCCAGCCATAAGTCACGCGAGCCCACTCCGCGATCGCATCGCGACCGCCCACCATCTCTTCCGTATTGCGCGGCGCCTTGAAGAACTTGTGCGTGTACCCGCCGCTGCCGGTATCCGTTTCGGTGCAGAGCACGTCTTTGCGGTCATCGTGCAGGGCGTCGTAGAGCCGGCCAAGCATCCGTACGGTGTTTCGGAATGCCGGATGCGTCGTCACATCTTTTACGCGTTCACCGTAGATCCAGATCTCGCGTCCGTCACGTAAACTCTCGAAATACTCTTCCGAGGTAAACGGTTTCGTGCGCGTCGCGGTGCTCTGTGCGGGACGGGGAGGAGTGTTGCTGCTCACATTATTCCTTTCTGGCGATTGAAAAGTTTGAACTGCCTTATACCACCCCACGGCAGTCCCTGTCTCGTTGAGGTTTAAGTATTGACAATGCAGGGAGTTCAGCGATAGAACTGCGGCCACAATTGCGTACAGACTGGTTAACCGTGGATCTTTTCCGGCCACGTCCGGGATGGGGAGGTAGCATGAAGGGGATTTTTGTTTCGGCAGGGCTGCTGTTCTTTTTCCTCGCGGGTGCGAACGCGTTTGGTCAATCGCGGATCAGCGGAACTGTGAATGATGCGAGCGGCGCTCTGATTCCAGGCGTCTCGATCACCGCCACCAATATAGAGACCGGCGTCATGACCACGGTCATCAGCAATGAGACGGGCGCGTATTCCTTTGCCAGCTTGCAGCCGGGCACCTACAAGCTCGTCTCCGAACTTCCGGGCTTTCAGGGCCAGAGCTATGACAATGTCGCTCTGGGCCAGAGCGATCAGCTTCGCTTTAATTTCAAGCTGACGGTCTCCGCCGTGGCGCAATCGGTTGAAGTCACGGTCGACGCGCAGGCGTTGCTCACCGCAACGAATGCCTCTGTCGGCCAGGCGATCGACCAAAAGCACGTCGAGGAGCTTCCGATGGTCCGGGGGGACATTCTCGATCTGGTTCGAATCATGCCCGGCTTTAGAGCCGATCCGTTTGGCGACACGTTCAACGCCATGGGCGGCCTTCCGAACAACACCATCAATACGACCAGAGATGGCGTTAGCGTGACTGATAGCCGGAACGGGACCCTTTCGGCAACCACGACCATGAACCCGGATTCCGTCGGTGAAGTCCGCGTCATCCTGGCGCCGGTGGATGCGGAATATGGACGTGGCAATGGTCAGGTTCAGGTCATGACCCGCTCCGGAACGAATGCATTCCGGGGAGCGGCTGTATGGAATAACCGGAACACGAAATTACAAGCGAATAGCTGGGCCAACAATCAGACGGTTGACTCGCTGACCCGTAAATGGAGTCCCACCCCGCTCAACTGGAGAAACACGAATGAGTACACACTGAGCCTCGGTGGACCGATTATCAAGAACAAGACGTTTTTCTTTGCGTTGTGGGACCAGAATCTGAGCGTCACGAAACCGATCGTGACCACGCCGGTGCTGACGGACACGGCGCGGCAGGGCATCTTCCGATACTTCGACAATTGGATCAGCGCCGACGCGCACCAGTTGCCTCCCGCATTTCCAGCCAACCCCGCAACAGCGACCATCGCGGTCGTGGATACGGCCGGCAATCCGCTCGTCGGCGGAGGAATTATCGCGCCGAAGAATCCCGACGGTTCCGCATATACGGGAAGCCTGCGGTGTTTCAGCGTCTTTGGAAACACCAAGAACGATGGCAGCGCATTTACCTCAGCGGATTGTCCGGGCGGCATTGCCATGACTGGACCGGCATGGGACCCACTGCGTACCAAATTAGATCCGACCGGCTATGTCGCGAAACTCATCGGGGCGATGCCGCATGCCAACTACTTTAATACCGGCCTCGCGACCTATGATGGACTGAATGTGGCGGCCTTCCGTTGGACTCAACGCCTGAACGGTACCGCAGGCTCTGCGGGCCAGGGGGGCACGGCGCCGGATACCATCAATCGCAAGCAGATCAATCTCAAGATCGACCACAACTTCAACGCCAGCAACCGGCTCAGCGGCAGCTGGACATTGCAACACGACTTTAACGACGAAAACGCGCCTGCCTGGCCCGGCGGTTTCTTAGGTCAATCCTTACGCCATCCCCAGGTACTGACCGTGGCATTCACCTCGACATTATCGGCGGCAATGGTCAATGAAGCCCGCTACGGGATCAACCTTCAATACAACGAGGTCGATCCGCCATGGTTGCTCAATAGCAATGCGGCGGGCTACCTGCTGCAAGGCGGAAAGAGCGCGGCAGGAGCGACCTACCCGGTTGCGTTTACTCCAGGCGCCGGAATTTTTGCCTTCGGCAATAACCTTATCAATAATAACGCAACTTATAACGGCAGCCGTTCTCCGCTCTATGACTATGCGGACACGTTCAGTTATACGAAGGGCAAACACGCGATCCGCACGGGAATAGATCTGCGCTTTGGCCGGTCGGCGGGATGGAATGTCGGGTCCGGAGTCGTTCCGACCGCTTCGGGCGGAAACGGCGGCAATCCGGCTAATAATTTGGTGAACGCCGTGGCGGGCTTGCCGAATGACCTGGCGACCAACCGCACGAATGCGGCAAACATGCTGTATTTGCTGTCAGGTTCCGTCAATACCGCGAGCACGCCATATTGGATATCCAGCCTTCAGGATGCCCAGAATGGAACGTGGCAGGACTACACCACGCAACTGCGAAGGAACCGTGAACAGGTGTACAACGAGTGGGCGGCGTTCTTCAAAGACGACTGGAAAGTGAAACCCAGTCTGACGCTCAATTTGGGCGTCCGGTACGAGTGGTACGGCTCGCCATACCTGCGCGGCGGTTACACCGCGTCGGTCGTCGGCCAGGGCAGCGGATTATTTGGCGCCAGCCGTCCCAGCGCCACCGCCAATCCCTTTAACAATTGGTTGCTCGCCCCGGGCGGTGTCTACCTGAGCGGTTATGGACCCAATGCCGCCGCAGCCAACGCGCTCCAGTGCACCAATACTGGAGCGCCTCAGAATCCCTCACTTCCGACGCCAAGCTGTGATCCATCGTTGTTGACGCAGTTCCAGTACGTCGGCCCCGGCTCCAATCACACGGACCAGCAGGCCGTTGCCAATTACTGGGGCGGCGTCGGACCCGCCATCGGCTTGGCCTGGCAGGTTCCCTGGTTTGGAGCAGACAAGACAACTATCCGCGCCGGATTCGGAAGGACCTACGGAATCGGCGCCCGCAGCGCCACCACGATCGAAAATGTCATTGGTAATATACCTGGAGCGAGCACGACAGCGGCGCTCGTGACGACGAATTTCCCAAATCTGGTCACGGGTCGCGCGCTCCAACTCAGCGACTTGCCGACGATCCTGCCGGTGACGCCGTTGACCAAGCCTGGGGCTGTGTTGCCCATCACCGATGGGACGCAGTCGATAAGCGCCTACGATCCAAATTTCAAGACGCCATATACACAGACGTTGACGTTGTCGATCACCCGGCAGGTTTCGAGGACCCTGACCTTAGATCTCCGGTACGATGGGAACTTCGCCCGCCGGAGAGCGGACTACAGTATGAACCTCAATACACCGAACGTTTACCATCAACCGGAACTTTTCAATGCGCTGGAAGTGACGCGTGCAGGCGGAGACGCGCCGTTGTTCGATCAGATGATGGCGGGGTTGACTCTTCCTGGAGTGCCGGCGCCGTACGGCGCTGTGGGAACGGCGGTCACCGTCAATGGCGTCAGTGTCGCCCAGCACGCCTCGGCGCAAATGCGCAAAAGCACGTCTTTCGCCACCGATTTGGCCACAGGCAATTACGTAAACATTGCCAACACTTTGAATACGCTTACCGCCGGTGTGGCAGGCTTGGAGAACTTGCCTGCCGGCGTCACCGGCATCAACCGTAGAGTGCTGCGCAACGGCTGTGACCGCCTCGCCGCGGGCGTGACAACGGTTGGGGCCGCGATTCCAACGCCGCTGCGCTGTTTTCCGGAAAACTACATCGTCGCCAACCCGCAGATCAACACCGCCAGTTACATCGGCGGTTTCGGCAAGGCGAACTACAATTCCGCGCAGATGCAGGTCACGATGCGCCCGACGCAGGGACTCAGTTTCCAAAGCACCTACATCTTCGCAAAGGGGCTGGGGCTCGTACCCCAGAATTGGACGGATCCCTTAAATCGGAATGCGGACTATGCGCCGCCATATCAGGACGTGCGGCATGATTTCCGCACGAACGGCACGTTCGAATTGCCGATCGGCCCTGGCAAGCTGCTCATGCCGAAGTCGTCCGGAACGCTGGCGCGGATTCTGGAACACTGGCAGACCGGTTTCATCTTCAATGTGTCCAGCGGCAATCCGAGAACCGTCATCGGGGCAAAAACGCTGTATGCAACCGGACTTCAAAACCTCGACTCGGCGCAAAGCCGGGCCGATCTT contains:
- a CDS encoding 4-hydroxyphenylacetate 3-hydroxylase N-terminal domain-containing protein, giving the protein MSSNTPPRPAQSTATRTKPFTSEEYFESLRDGREIWIYGERVKDVTTHPAFRNTVRMLGRLYDALHDDRKDVLCTETDTGSGGYTHKFFKAPRNTEEMVGGRDAIAEWARVTYGWMGRSPDYKAAFLATLGANAEFYDPFTENARRWYKKVQEEVTFVNHAIVNPPVDRNKQLDEVRDVYMHVDKETDAGLVVSGAKVVATTSTLTHYNFIANNGALPIKTKEFAFVCIVPTDSPGLKLFCRPSYEMAAAAVGSPFDYPLSSRLDENDSIIVFDKVFVPWENVFAYGDIDKVNNFFPRSGFLPRFMFHGCVRLAVKLDFIAGLLLKGVEATGSKDFRGVQAQVGEVLAWRNLFWGLTDAMARTTTPWTPGYVLPNLDYGLAYRVAASVIYPRLKEIIQNVMASSLIYLPSHANDFKVPEIHKYLDQFVRGSNGYSAEERVKLMKLMWDAIGTEFGGRHELYERNYFGSHESIRFETLMVSDLLGQSAKYKGFAEQCMAEYDLNGWTASDLINPDDINVVMKKAASQK
- a CDS encoding TonB-dependent receptor; the protein is MKGIFVSAGLLFFFLAGANAFGQSRISGTVNDASGALIPGVSITATNIETGVMTTVISNETGAYSFASLQPGTYKLVSELPGFQGQSYDNVALGQSDQLRFNFKLTVSAVAQSVEVTVDAQALLTATNASVGQAIDQKHVEELPMVRGDILDLVRIMPGFRADPFGDTFNAMGGLPNNTINTTRDGVSVTDSRNGTLSATTTMNPDSVGEVRVILAPVDAEYGRGNGQVQVMTRSGTNAFRGAAVWNNRNTKLQANSWANNQTVDSLTRKWSPTPLNWRNTNEYTLSLGGPIIKNKTFFFALWDQNLSVTKPIVTTPVLTDTARQGIFRYFDNWISADAHQLPPAFPANPATATIAVVDTAGNPLVGGGIIAPKNPDGSAYTGSLRCFSVFGNTKNDGSAFTSADCPGGIAMTGPAWDPLRTKLDPTGYVAKLIGAMPHANYFNTGLATYDGLNVAAFRWTQRLNGTAGSAGQGGTAPDTINRKQINLKIDHNFNASNRLSGSWTLQHDFNDENAPAWPGGFLGQSLRHPQVLTVAFTSTLSAAMVNEARYGINLQYNEVDPPWLLNSNAAGYLLQGGKSAAGATYPVAFTPGAGIFAFGNNLINNNATYNGSRSPLYDYADTFSYTKGKHAIRTGIDLRFGRSAGWNVGSGVVPTASGGNGGNPANNLVNAVAGLPNDLATNRTNAANMLYLLSGSVNTASTPYWISSLQDAQNGTWQDYTTQLRRNREQVYNEWAAFFKDDWKVKPSLTLNLGVRYEWYGSPYLRGGYTASVVGQGSGLFGASRPSATANPFNNWLLAPGGVYLSGYGPNAAAANALQCTNTGAPQNPSLPTPSCDPSLLTQFQYVGPGSNHTDQQAVANYWGGVGPAIGLAWQVPWFGADKTTIRAGFGRTYGIGARSATTIENVIGNIPGASTTAALVTTNFPNLVTGRALQLSDLPTILPVTPLTKPGAVLPITDGTQSISAYDPNFKTPYTQTLTLSITRQVSRTLTLDLRYDGNFARRRADYSMNLNTPNVYHQPELFNALEVTRAGGDAPLFDQMMAGLTLPGVPAPYGAVGTAVTVNGVSVAQHASAQMRKSTSFATDLATGNYVNIANTLNTLTAGVAGLENLPAGVTGINRRVLRNGCDRLAAGVTTVGAAIPTPLRCFPENYIVANPQINTASYIGGFGKANYNSAQMQVTMRPTQGLSFQSTYIFAKGLGLVPQNWTDPLNRNADYAPPYQDVRHDFRTNGTFELPIGPGKLLMPKSSGTLARILEHWQTGFIFNVSSGNPRTVIGAKTLYATGLQNLDSAQSRADLVAPQLFSQNTKGHVVWNSAGNDGFFYGQGKFLTVADQQCAPGGVTDHVDEMGLNLRTSGFCTLQSIAQNSGGAAGQTIFQNPFPGHRGNMPFGLNAPGQYRFDANLSKKFTLSETKSVSLRLDALNVFNHPGPSDQQPETGQSINTPGIIFGQFPAKGNGLGSSGANPQTRYITGQLRLDF